The proteins below are encoded in one region of Acidobacteriota bacterium:
- a CDS encoding phage holin family protein, with the protein MNAHSRKSLYESFSTLLARVAEGLQLRLELLGVELQEEKQRLAATLLLAVGAAGVGVSAWLTVHLLVVLVFWEQRVIACAAMLGADLLLAAGLALALRRRLKGAAPPFSASVAELRRDRQRLDRRANDA; encoded by the coding sequence GTGAACGCCCACTCCCGCAAGAGCCTCTACGAGAGTTTCTCCACCCTGCTCGCCCGCGTGGCCGAGGGGCTGCAGTTGCGCCTGGAACTGCTGGGGGTGGAGCTGCAGGAGGAAAAGCAGCGGCTGGCGGCCACGCTGCTGCTGGCGGTGGGAGCCGCCGGGGTCGGAGTGTCGGCCTGGCTGACGGTGCACCTGCTGGTGGTCCTGGTGTTCTGGGAGCAGCGGGTGATCGCCTGCGCGGCGATGCTGGGCGCCGACCTGCTGCTGGCCGCCGGCCTGGCCCTGGCCCTGCGCCGCCGCCTGAAGGGCGCGGCGCCCCCCTTCTCCGCCAGCGTCGCCGAGCTGCGCCGGGACCGGCAGCGCCTGGACCGGAGGGCGAACGATGCGTGA
- a CDS encoding deoxyguanosinetriphosphate triphosphohydrolase: protein MPDRILAAWAQREDQSRGRRYPEAEHPYRPLYARDRDRIIHCRAFRRLEYKTQVFVNHEGDHYRTRLTHSIEVAQIARTVARALGLNADLVESLALSHDLGHTPFGHLGEEVLGPLMTDHGGFDHNRQSLRIVEVLENRYPDFPGLNLSWEVREGIAKHSGPQVARGGAELAEYDPALAPPLEAQMIDLVDEIAYNHHDVDDGLESGLLDLDVLCREVPLFGDAFERARRQSPDHDRWMWIKIALRRMIDGLVSDLIQHTRGRLEALALVSVDQVRERRDWLVALSPAVAAENRRLKRHLAERLYRHPRIEQTRLFFEGVLRDLFEVYTSGGAEVPESFAARREGDSTYRVACDYIAGMTDRFALQEHRRLCGGPGPEVTPAATR, encoded by the coding sequence ATGCCCGACAGGATTCTTGCGGCCTGGGCCCAGCGCGAAGACCAGAGCCGGGGTCGGCGCTACCCGGAAGCCGAGCACCCCTACCGCCCGCTCTACGCGCGGGATCGCGACCGCATCATCCATTGTCGCGCTTTCCGGCGGCTGGAGTACAAGACCCAGGTCTTCGTCAACCACGAGGGTGATCACTACCGCACCCGGTTGACCCACTCCATCGAGGTGGCCCAGATCGCGCGCACCGTGGCCCGGGCCCTGGGGCTCAACGCCGACCTGGTGGAATCCCTGGCCCTGTCCCACGACCTGGGTCATACCCCCTTCGGCCACTTGGGGGAGGAAGTGCTCGGTCCGTTGATGACCGATCACGGGGGCTTCGATCACAACCGGCAGTCCTTGCGCATCGTGGAAGTCCTCGAAAACCGCTACCCGGATTTTCCCGGCCTCAACCTGAGTTGGGAGGTCCGCGAAGGCATCGCCAAGCACTCGGGGCCCCAGGTGGCGCGGGGTGGCGCGGAGTTGGCCGAGTACGACCCCGCGCTGGCTCCGCCTCTCGAGGCCCAGATGATCGACCTGGTCGACGAGATCGCCTACAACCACCACGACGTGGACGATGGCCTCGAATCCGGCCTGCTCGATCTGGACGTCCTTTGCCGCGAGGTGCCCCTGTTCGGTGACGCCTTCGAACGCGCTCGCAGGCAGAGCCCGGACCACGACCGGTGGATGTGGATCAAGATCGCCCTGCGCCGCATGATCGACGGCCTGGTCAGCGACCTGATTCAGCACACTCGCGGCCGGCTCGAGGCTCTCGCCCTCGTCTCTGTGGACCAGGTGCGCGAACGACGAGACTGGCTGGTCGCCCTGTCCCCGGCGGTGGCCGCCGAGAACCGCCGCCTGAAGAGGCACCTGGCGGAAAGACTCTATCGCCATCCGCGTATCGAGCAGACCCGGCTCTTCTTCGAGGGCGTGCTTCGGGATCTTTTCGAGGTCTACACCAGCGGGGGCGCCGAGGTGCCCGAGAGCTTCGCCGCCCGCCGGGAGGGAGACTCGACCTACCGGGTGGCCTGCGACTACATCGCCGGGATGACCGACCGCTTCGCCCTGCAGGAGCACCGCCGCCTGTGCGGGGGACCGGGGCCCGAGGTCACGCCTGCCGCGACCCGGTGA
- a CDS encoding ferredoxin family protein, with protein MTYVICEPCKNTKDTACVAVCPVECIHPTADEPKFESEDMLYIDPETCIDCGACEPECPVEAIFEEDYVPDQWKAYTKINADWYA; from the coding sequence ATGACCTACGTCATTTGCGAGCCGTGCAAGAACACCAAGGACACGGCCTGTGTGGCTGTCTGCCCGGTGGAGTGCATCCATCCCACCGCGGACGAGCCCAAATTCGAGTCGGAGGACATGCTCTACATCGACCCCGAGACCTGCATCGATTGCGGGGCCTGCGAGCCGGAGTGCCCGGTGGAGGCGATCTTCGAGGAAGACTACGTCCCCGACCAGTGGAAGGCATACACGAAGATCAACGCCGACTGGTACGCCTGA
- a CDS encoding DMT family transporter, with protein sequence MLRGNILSDLLLLLAALIWGTAFVAQRAGMEVMGPLLFNGVRFGLGALVVLPLVLRRRSRSIPPGGRRGLLAAGVALGSVLFAGATLQQIGLVETTAGKAGFITGLYVVIVPLLGMVFGRRPRAGAAVGAALAAWGLYLLSVTGSWQIEPGDGVVLVAAFFWAGHVLLVGRFAGRYPGIPLAMIQFLVCSTFSLVGALLFEQPRWGHLAEGWVSLVWAGAFSVGVAYTLQVVAQRKARPSHAAVILSLEAVFAALAGWVFLDERLGTRGWIGCSLMLGGMFAAQYTAFSGMVAQSWRRRRSR encoded by the coding sequence ATGCTGCGCGGGAATATCCTGTCGGACCTGCTGCTGCTGCTCGCGGCCCTGATTTGGGGTACGGCTTTCGTCGCCCAGCGCGCGGGAATGGAGGTGATGGGGCCCCTGTTGTTCAACGGGGTGCGCTTCGGCCTCGGCGCCCTGGTGGTCCTGCCCCTGGTCCTGCGGCGGCGTTCCCGGTCGATTCCCCCCGGGGGGCGCCGGGGGCTGCTCGCCGCGGGCGTGGCGCTCGGCAGCGTGCTTTTCGCCGGGGCCACCCTGCAGCAGATCGGCCTGGTGGAGACCACCGCGGGCAAGGCGGGATTCATCACCGGCCTGTACGTGGTGATCGTCCCGCTGCTCGGCATGGTCTTCGGTCGCCGTCCCCGGGCGGGGGCGGCGGTGGGGGCGGCCCTGGCCGCCTGGGGCCTTTACCTGCTCTCGGTCACCGGTTCATGGCAGATCGAACCCGGTGACGGGGTGGTGCTGGTGGCCGCCTTCTTCTGGGCCGGCCACGTGCTGCTGGTGGGACGCTTCGCGGGGCGCTACCCCGGTATCCCCCTGGCCATGATTCAGTTTCTCGTTTGCTCCACGTTCAGTCTCGTCGGCGCCCTGCTCTTCGAGCAGCCCCGCTGGGGCCACCTGGCCGAGGGATGGGTTTCCCTGGTCTGGGCGGGCGCCTTCTCGGTGGGTGTGGCCTACACCCTGCAGGTCGTCGCCCAGCGCAAGGCGAGGCCTTCCCACGCGGCGGTGATCCTCAGCCTGGAGGCGGTGTTCGCCGCCCTCGCGGGATGGGTCTTCCTCGACGAGCGCCTGGGAACGCGGGGATGGATCGGTTGCTCCCTGATGCTGGGCGGCATGTTTGCCGCGCAGTACACGGCCTTTTCCGGAATGGTGGCTCAGTCGTGGCGCCGGCGCAGGAGCCGGTAG
- a CDS encoding ABC transporter ATP-binding protein yields MSLESTSLRPALELEGVSFGYGADDVLEDVDLILEAGSFLAVVGPNGGGKTTLLKLVLGLLRPRKGRIRVWGLPPEQARRLVGYVPQSRTFHQGFPITVEETVLLGRLGTGSDLGGFSREDRAVAGQAMERVEVADLARRRLGTLSGGQLQRVLIARALAGDSRILLLDEPTANVDARAEEDVFELLRRLQGETTIVVVSHDVGFITSYARQVACVNRRLVCHPTAELTGEVIQQMYDTPVRLIQHGHRHGHH; encoded by the coding sequence TTGAGCCTGGAGTCCACATCGCTGCGGCCGGCGTTGGAACTGGAGGGTGTGTCCTTCGGTTACGGTGCCGATGACGTGCTGGAAGACGTCGATCTGATCCTCGAGGCCGGCAGTTTTCTGGCGGTGGTGGGGCCCAATGGTGGCGGCAAGACCACCCTGCTCAAACTGGTGCTCGGGTTGCTGCGACCCCGGAAGGGGCGGATTCGGGTCTGGGGGCTGCCGCCGGAGCAGGCGCGACGCCTGGTGGGCTACGTGCCCCAGTCGCGCACTTTCCACCAGGGCTTCCCGATCACCGTCGAGGAAACCGTGCTCCTCGGTCGCCTGGGCACGGGCTCCGACCTGGGCGGTTTTTCCCGCGAGGACCGGGCCGTGGCCGGGCAGGCCATGGAGCGGGTGGAGGTGGCCGACCTAGCCCGCCGCCGGCTCGGCACCCTCTCCGGCGGCCAGCTTCAGCGGGTGCTGATCGCCCGGGCCCTGGCGGGCGACTCCCGCATTCTGCTGCTCGACGAGCCCACCGCCAACGTGGACGCCCGGGCCGAGGAAGATGTCTTCGAGCTGCTGCGCCGGCTGCAAGGGGAGACCACCATCGTGGTCGTCTCCCACGACGTGGGCTTCATCACCAGCTATGCCCGCCAGGTGGCCTGCGTCAATCGCCGGCTGGTCTGCCATCCCACCGCCGAGCTGACCGGTGAGGTGATCCAGCAGATGTACGACACCCCGGTGCGCCTGATCCAGCACGGTCATCGACACGGTCACCACTAG